In Geobacillus kaustophilus, a genomic segment contains:
- a CDS encoding dipicolinate synthase subunit B, with the protein MSGNSLKGKRIGFGLTGSHCTYDAVFPEIEKLVNEGAEVLPIVTYTVKTTNTRFGEGEEWVKKLEQLTGNEVIDTIVKAEPLGPKIPLDCMVIAPLTGNSMSKLANAMTDSPVLMAAKATMRNHRPVVLGISTNDALGLNGVNLMRLMAAKNIYFIPFGQDAPQAKPNSMVAYMPLLRDTILAALEGKQLQPVIIERFRYN; encoded by the coding sequence ATGAGCGGAAACAGCTTGAAAGGAAAACGGATCGGCTTTGGCCTCACCGGTTCGCATTGCACATATGATGCGGTGTTCCCGGAGATCGAGAAGCTTGTCAACGAAGGAGCGGAGGTGCTGCCGATCGTCACGTATACGGTGAAAACGACGAACACCCGCTTTGGCGAAGGAGAAGAATGGGTGAAAAAACTCGAGCAACTGACCGGAAACGAGGTGATTGATACGATCGTCAAAGCAGAACCTCTGGGACCGAAAATCCCGCTTGATTGCATGGTGATCGCCCCGCTCACCGGCAACTCGATGAGCAAGCTGGCCAATGCCATGACGGATTCCCCCGTGCTGATGGCAGCGAAAGCGACGATGCGCAACCACCGCCCGGTCGTGCTTGGCATTTCGACAAACGATGCGCTCGGCTTAAACGGCGTCAATCTAATGAGGCTTATGGCAGCAAAAAACATTTATTTTATCCCATTCGGCCAAGACGCCCCGCAGGCGAAGCCGAACTCCATGGTCGCCTACATGCCGCTTTTGCGCGATACGATTCTCGCTGCGCTTGAAGGGAAGCAGCTGCAGCCGGTCATTATCGAGCGGTTCCGCTACAACTGA
- a CDS encoding YlmC/YmxH family sporulation protein, translating into MRLSELSGKEIVDVRRAERLGVLGQTDLEINEQTGQIEALLIPTGKWFGFRKDGQEIRVPWKYIRKIGADMVMIDVPEEG; encoded by the coding sequence ATGAGGCTGAGCGAGTTAAGCGGAAAAGAAATTGTCGATGTGAGGCGGGCAGAGCGGCTCGGGGTGCTCGGGCAGACCGATTTGGAAATCAACGAGCAAACCGGGCAAATCGAGGCGCTGCTCATCCCAACGGGAAAATGGTTCGGGTTCCGCAAAGACGGTCAGGAAATTCGCGTGCCGTGGAAATATATTCGCAAAATCGGCGCCGATATGGTGATGATCGACGTCCCCGAGGAAGGGTGA
- the dpaA gene encoding dipicolinic acid synthetase subunit A: MMLTGMHIAIIGGDARQLEVIRKLVELDAKLSLVGFDQLAHHFTGAMKLPIGEVDFADLDAIILPVHGTTLDGNVNSVFAHEPIPFTEEMVQKTARRCTIYSGISNAYLDELVKKTGRKHVQLFERDDVAIYNSIPTAEGTVMMVIQHTDFTIHGSSVAVLGLGRVGMTVARTFAALGAKVKVGARRSEHLARITEMGLVPFHLNDLEKEVRDIDVCINTVPHLIVTASVIAKMPPHTLIIDLASKPGGTDFRYAEKRGVKAILAPGLPGIVAPKTAGQIIANVLAQLLYADLQKREENHA, encoded by the coding sequence ATGATGCTGACAGGAATGCATATTGCCATCATCGGCGGCGATGCTAGGCAGCTTGAAGTCATTCGCAAACTCGTTGAACTCGACGCGAAGTTGTCGCTTGTCGGCTTCGACCAGCTCGCCCATCATTTCACCGGGGCGATGAAGCTGCCGATTGGCGAAGTCGATTTTGCCGATTTGGATGCGATCATTTTGCCGGTTCACGGCACGACGTTGGATGGAAACGTCAACAGCGTGTTTGCCCACGAACCGATTCCGTTTACAGAAGAGATGGTGCAAAAAACGGCGCGGCGCTGCACGATTTATTCCGGCATCAGCAACGCGTATTTGGACGAATTGGTGAAAAAAACAGGGCGCAAGCATGTGCAGTTGTTTGAGCGCGACGATGTCGCCATTTACAACTCCATTCCGACCGCGGAAGGCACGGTGATGATGGTCATTCAGCACACGGATTTTACGATCCATGGCTCAAGCGTTGCCGTCTTGGGGCTTGGACGCGTTGGCATGACGGTCGCTCGGACGTTCGCCGCATTGGGGGCGAAAGTGAAAGTTGGGGCGCGCCGATCGGAGCATCTCGCCCGCATTACAGAAATGGGGCTCGTGCCGTTTCACTTAAACGATTTGGAAAAAGAAGTGCGTGACATTGACGTCTGCATCAACACCGTGCCTCATCTCATCGTGACGGCGAGCGTCATCGCAAAAATGCCGCCCCATACGCTCATTATCGATTTGGCGTCAAAACCGGGCGGCACTGACTTCCGCTATGCCGAAAAACGCGGAGTGAAAGCTATTTTGGCGCCCGGGCTGCCGGGGATCGTCGCGCCGAAGACAGCCGGGCAAATTATCGCCAACGTCTTGGCGCAGCTGTTATATGCAGATTTACAAAAGCGGGAGGAGAATCATGCATGA